One region of Streptomyces sp. NBC_00442 genomic DNA includes:
- a CDS encoding histidinol-phosphate transaminase, with amino-acid sequence MTNAEHTPVAERATTIDDLPVRDELRGKSPYGAPQLDTPVQLNTNENPYPLPEPLVARIAERVAEAARSLNRYPDRDAVELRTELARYLTRTGKHPVAVENVWAANGSNEVLQQLLQAFGGPGRTAIGFEPSYSMHALIARGTGTGWISGPRNEDFTIDLAAAERAVAEQAPDVVFITSPNNPTGTAVAAETVLALYEAAQAAKPTMVIVDEAYVEFSHRDSLLPLIEGRPNLVVSRTMSKAFGAAGLRLGYLAAHPAVVDAVQLVRLPYHLSAVTQATALAALEHTDTLLGYVEQLKAERDRLVTELRAIGYEVTESDANFVQFGRFDDSHAAWQQILDRGVLVRDNGVPGWLRVTAGTPAENDAFLDAVRQLKKEQSA; translated from the coding sequence ATGACGAACGCCGAGCACACGCCGGTCGCCGAGCGCGCGACCACCATCGACGACCTCCCCGTACGGGACGAGCTGCGCGGCAAGTCCCCTTACGGCGCGCCCCAGTTGGACACCCCCGTCCAGCTGAACACCAACGAGAACCCCTACCCGCTGCCCGAGCCGCTCGTCGCGCGGATCGCGGAGCGGGTCGCCGAGGCGGCCCGGAGCCTCAACCGCTACCCCGACCGCGACGCGGTGGAGCTGCGCACCGAGCTGGCGCGCTACCTCACCCGCACCGGCAAGCACCCGGTCGCGGTCGAGAACGTGTGGGCGGCCAACGGGTCCAACGAGGTCCTCCAGCAGCTGCTCCAGGCCTTCGGCGGCCCCGGCCGCACCGCGATCGGCTTCGAGCCCTCGTACTCGATGCACGCCCTGATCGCCCGCGGCACCGGCACCGGCTGGATCTCCGGGCCCCGCAACGAGGACTTCACGATCGACCTCGCGGCGGCCGAGCGGGCCGTGGCGGAGCAGGCGCCGGACGTCGTCTTCATCACCTCGCCCAACAACCCGACGGGCACCGCGGTCGCCGCCGAGACGGTCCTCGCGCTGTACGAGGCCGCGCAGGCGGCTAAGCCCACGATGGTCATCGTGGACGAGGCGTACGTCGAGTTCAGCCACCGCGACTCGCTGCTCCCGCTCATCGAGGGCCGCCCGAACCTGGTGGTCTCGCGGACCATGTCGAAGGCGTTCGGTGCGGCCGGGCTGCGCCTGGGCTATCTCGCCGCGCACCCCGCGGTGGTCGACGCGGTACAGCTGGTCCGCCTTCCCTACCACCTGTCCGCCGTCACCCAGGCGACCGCGCTCGCGGCCCTGGAGCACACGGACACGCTGCTCGGCTATGTCGAGCAGCTCAAGGCCGAGCGGGACCGCCTGGTCACCGAGCTGCGGGCGATCGGCTACGAGGTGACCGAGTCGGACGCCAACTTCGTCCAGTTCGGCCGCTTCGACGACAGCCACGCCGCGTGGCAGCAGATCCTCGACCGGGGCGTCCTGGTCCGGGACAACGGGGTGCCGGGCTGGCTGCGGGTCACCGCGGGCACCCCGGCCGAGAACGACGCGTTCCTCGACGCGGTCCGTCAACTCAAGAAGGAGCAGAGCGCATGA
- the hisB gene encoding imidazoleglycerol-phosphate dehydratase HisB: MSRVGRVERTTKETSVLVEIDLDGSGKVDVSTGVGFYDHMLDQLGRHGLFDLTVKTDGDLHIDTHHTIEDTALALGAAFKQALGDKVGIYRFGNCTVPLDESLAQVTVDLSGRPYLVHTEPENMAPMIGEYDTTMTRHIFESFVAQAQVALHIHVPYGRNAHHIVECQFKALARALRYASERDPRAAGILPSTKGAL, encoded by the coding sequence ATGAGCCGCGTTGGAAGAGTGGAACGCACCACCAAGGAGACGTCCGTCCTCGTCGAGATCGACCTCGACGGCAGCGGAAAGGTCGATGTGTCGACCGGGGTCGGCTTCTACGACCACATGCTCGACCAGCTCGGCCGCCACGGCCTGTTCGACCTCACGGTCAAGACCGACGGCGACCTGCACATCGACACCCACCACACCATCGAGGACACCGCGCTCGCGCTCGGTGCGGCCTTCAAGCAGGCCCTCGGCGACAAGGTCGGCATCTACCGCTTCGGCAACTGCACCGTGCCGCTCGACGAGTCGCTCGCCCAGGTGACCGTCGACCTGTCGGGCCGCCCCTACCTCGTGCACACCGAGCCCGAGAACATGGCGCCGATGATCGGTGAGTACGACACCACCATGACCCGGCACATCTTCGAGTCCTTCGTGGCCCAGGCGCAGGTCGCGCTGCACATTCACGTACCGTACGGACGCAACGCGCACCACATCGTGGAGTGCCAGTTCAAGGCGCTCGCCCGCGCGCTGCGCTATGCCTCCGAACGGGACCCGCGCGCCGCCGGAATCCTTCCTTCCACCAAGGGTGCCCTGTAA
- the hisH gene encoding imidazole glycerol phosphate synthase subunit HisH — protein sequence MSAPAKKVVVFDYGFGNVRSAERALAHVGADVEITRDYDRAMNADGLLVPGVGAFSACMKGLRDARGDWIVGRRLSGGRPVMGICVGMQILFERGIEHGVETEGLDEWPGVVEPLNAPVVPHMGWNTVKAPEDSELFAGLDDEARFYFVHSYAVRDWSLEVTNPKIRAPRVSWATHGEPFVAAVENGALWATQFHPEKSGDAGAQLLTNWIGTL from the coding sequence ATGAGCGCACCCGCCAAGAAGGTCGTCGTCTTCGACTACGGATTCGGCAACGTCCGCTCCGCGGAGCGGGCCCTGGCCCACGTCGGTGCGGACGTGGAGATCACCCGCGACTACGACCGGGCCATGAACGCCGACGGGCTGCTCGTGCCCGGTGTCGGCGCCTTCTCCGCCTGCATGAAGGGCCTGCGCGACGCCCGCGGCGACTGGATCGTGGGCCGCCGGCTCTCCGGCGGCCGCCCGGTCATGGGCATCTGCGTCGGCATGCAGATCCTCTTCGAGCGCGGCATCGAGCACGGCGTGGAGACCGAGGGTCTGGACGAGTGGCCCGGCGTGGTCGAGCCGCTGAACGCGCCGGTCGTGCCGCACATGGGCTGGAACACGGTGAAGGCGCCCGAGGACAGTGAACTGTTCGCCGGCCTGGACGACGAGGCCCGCTTCTACTTCGTCCACTCCTACGCCGTGCGCGACTGGAGCCTCGAAGTGACCAACCCCAAGATCCGCGCCCCCAGGGTCAGTTGGGCCACCCACGGCGAGCCGTTCGTGGCCGCGGTGGAGAACGGTGCCCTGTGGGCCACCCAGTTCCACCCCGAGAAGTCCGGCGACGCCGGAGCCCAGCTGCTCACCAACTGGATCGGAACCCTGTGA
- the priA gene encoding bifunctional 1-(5-phosphoribosyl)-5-((5-phosphoribosylamino)methylideneamino)imidazole-4-carboxamide isomerase/phosphoribosylanthranilate isomerase PriA, with the protein MAAPLELLPAVDVRDGQAVRLVHGESGSETSYGSPLQAALAWQRSGAEWLHLVDLDAAFGTGDNRALIAEVAGAMDIKVELSGGIRDDATLEAALATGCTRVNLGTAALETPEWVAKVIAQYGDKIAVGLDVRGTTLRGRGWTRDGGDLYETLARLDSEGCARYVVTDIAKDGTLTGPNLELLRNVCAATDKPVVASGGVSSLDDLRAISELVPLGVEGAIVGKALYAKAFTLEEALKAVAA; encoded by the coding sequence ATGGCTGCCCCGCTCGAACTCCTTCCCGCCGTCGACGTCCGCGACGGCCAGGCCGTACGGCTCGTCCACGGCGAGTCCGGCTCCGAGACCTCCTACGGCTCGCCCCTCCAGGCGGCCCTCGCCTGGCAGCGCTCGGGCGCCGAGTGGCTGCACCTGGTCGACCTGGACGCGGCGTTCGGCACCGGCGACAACCGCGCGCTGATCGCCGAGGTCGCGGGCGCCATGGACATCAAGGTCGAGCTGTCCGGCGGCATCCGCGACGACGCCACCCTGGAGGCGGCCCTCGCCACCGGCTGCACCCGCGTCAATCTCGGCACCGCCGCCCTGGAGACCCCGGAATGGGTCGCCAAGGTCATCGCCCAGTACGGCGACAAGATCGCGGTCGGCCTCGACGTGCGCGGCACCACGCTGCGCGGCCGCGGCTGGACCCGCGACGGCGGCGACCTGTACGAGACCCTGGCCCGCCTGGACTCCGAGGGCTGCGCGCGGTACGTCGTCACCGACATCGCCAAGGACGGCACGCTGACCGGCCCCAACCTGGAGCTCCTGAGGAACGTCTGCGCCGCCACGGACAAGCCGGTGGTGGCGTCCGGCGGAGTCTCCTCCCTGGACGACCTGCGCGCGATCTCCGAGCTGGTCCCGCTCGGTGTCGAGGGCGCGATCGTCGGCAAGGCCCTGTACGCGAAGGCCTTCACGCTGGAAGAGGCGCTCAAGGCGGTGGCGGCATGA
- a CDS encoding Rid family hydrolase gives MSGMGGEIRRTSSGSAFDERFGSSRVVELPGGLVLVGGCTSTVTGRIDDSGPYQQAVTAFGVAIKSLESVGLGRQDVVRTRVYITHARDVDDVGRAHKELFDDVRPATTMVIVSGFVDPSLVVEVEVEAYRRTAAQA, from the coding sequence ATGAGCGGCATGGGCGGCGAGATCCGCAGGACCTCCTCCGGCTCCGCGTTCGACGAGCGCTTCGGCTCCTCGCGGGTCGTGGAGCTGCCGGGCGGCCTCGTCCTGGTCGGCGGCTGCACGTCGACGGTCACCGGCCGCATCGACGATTCGGGCCCCTACCAGCAGGCCGTCACCGCGTTCGGCGTTGCCATCAAGTCGCTGGAGTCCGTGGGGCTCGGCCGGCAGGACGTGGTGCGCACCCGTGTGTACATCACCCATGCCCGAGACGTCGACGACGTGGGCCGCGCCCACAAGGAACTCTTCGACGACGTGCGCCCCGCCACCACGATGGTGATCGTGTCCGGCTTCGTCGACCCGAGCCTGGTGGTCGAGGTCGAGGTAGAGGCGTACCGGCGGACGGCGGCACAGGCATGA
- the hisF gene encoding imidazole glycerol phosphate synthase subunit HisF yields MTLAVRVIPCLDVDNGRVVKGVNFQNLRDAGDPVEMAKLYDAEGADELTFLDITASSGNRETTYDVVRRTAEQVFIPLTVGGGVRSADDVDKLLRAGADKVGVNTAAIARPDLIREIAERFGRQVLVLSVDARRTASGSFEVTTHGGRTGTGIDAVEWAHRAAELGAGEILLNSMDADGTKDGYDTEMIAAVRRHVTVPVIASGGAGRLDHFPPAIEAGADAVLAASVFHFGDLRIAEVKQALAKAGHPVR; encoded by the coding sequence ATGACCCTCGCGGTACGCGTGATCCCCTGCCTGGACGTGGACAACGGCCGGGTCGTCAAGGGCGTCAACTTCCAGAACCTGCGTGATGCCGGCGACCCGGTCGAGATGGCCAAGCTGTACGACGCCGAGGGCGCCGACGAGCTGACCTTCCTCGACATCACGGCCTCCTCCGGCAACCGCGAGACCACCTACGACGTGGTGCGGCGCACGGCCGAGCAGGTCTTCATCCCGCTCACCGTCGGCGGCGGCGTGCGCAGCGCCGACGACGTCGACAAGCTGCTGCGGGCGGGCGCGGACAAGGTGGGCGTGAACACGGCCGCGATCGCCCGCCCCGACCTGATCCGCGAGATCGCCGAGCGCTTCGGCCGCCAGGTCCTGGTCCTCTCGGTCGACGCCCGGCGCACCGCGTCCGGCTCCTTCGAGGTGACGACGCACGGCGGCCGCACGGGCACGGGCATCGACGCGGTCGAATGGGCCCACCGGGCCGCGGAGTTGGGTGCGGGGGAGATCCTGCTCAACTCGATGGACGCGGACGGCACCAAGGACGGCTACGACACCGAGATGATCGCGGCGGTCCGCCGCCACGTCACCGTCCCGGTCATCGCCTCCGGCGGCGCCGGCCGCCTGGACCACTTCCCGCCGGCGATCGAGGCGGGCGCGGACGCGGTCCTGGCCGCGTCGGTCTTCCACTTCGGCGACCTGCGCATCGCGGAGGTCAAGCAGGCGCTGGCGAAGGCGGGCCACCCGGTCCGCTGA
- a CDS encoding ArsR/SmtB family transcription factor has product MAARGNRRITDVDTLKAFGHPLRMKLYRALYIARSATASQLADQVDEAVSLVSYHLRKLADHGLIEAAESPGTDGRERWWQPASEGISYRHEDFTDAPEKVAAHTSVTRLLVEQRMDLYRAYLDEMAAWGAEWTGASFSSEYPLRLTSAELTELEGELDAVLKKFKERGDTATANDDIEGRENVSVHLYGFPFRV; this is encoded by the coding sequence ATGGCAGCCCGGGGCAATCGCAGGATCACCGACGTCGACACGCTCAAGGCGTTCGGCCACCCCCTGCGCATGAAGCTCTACCGCGCGCTCTACATCGCCCGCTCCGCCACCGCGTCCCAGCTCGCCGACCAGGTCGACGAGGCGGTGTCCCTCGTCAGCTACCACCTGCGCAAGCTCGCCGACCACGGCCTGATCGAAGCGGCCGAGTCGCCGGGCACGGACGGGCGGGAGCGGTGGTGGCAGCCGGCGTCGGAAGGCATCAGCTACCGGCACGAGGATTTCACGGACGCCCCCGAGAAGGTGGCGGCCCACACCTCCGTCACCCGCCTCCTCGTGGAACAGCGTATGGACCTCTACCGCGCCTACCTCGACGAGATGGCCGCCTGGGGCGCCGAGTGGACGGGCGCGTCCTTCAGCAGCGAGTACCCGCTCCGGCTGACCTCGGCCGAACTGACCGAGCTGGAGGGGGAGTTGGACGCCGTGCTCAAGAAGTTCAAGGAGCGCGGCGACACCGCGACGGCGAACGACGACATCGAGGGCCGCGAAAACGTCTCGGTCCACCTGTACGGCTTCCCGTTCCGCGTCTGA
- a CDS encoding MFS transporter, with translation MSVTTLIPPATARPAHRDGNVLRWLAAYTSSLVGDSVYYMALAWAAARSGSAGQAGLVLAVGAVPRALLMLGGGVIADRFGPRLVVIGSDAARSVIILGMAAALLLSGPHLWLLIVIALVFGAVDAVLLPALGALPPRITGPGELARVQGLKGLATRVAGVAGAPLGGLAVALGGTAATFAVAGGLFAVSTLLLVRVRIAGLDGDGRQTKESPLRDLSDGLRYIRGHRLLAPLMLVLAIGELGFAAPLNIGLTLLAKERAWGASGMGWIVAAFGAGAGAASLLLSVRGRIPRAGLVLPVSLLGATMAIAGLAYAPSVALAAVAGVFMGLLAGLSGALCGALMQTATAPAYLGRVTAVASLFTLGIAPLGYPVAGAAIGVWGTTPVFLAGAGVCATGAVIGLASGRLRRAELPH, from the coding sequence ATGTCCGTCACCACCCTCATACCGCCCGCGACCGCCCGCCCGGCCCACCGCGACGGCAACGTCCTGCGCTGGCTCGCCGCGTACACCTCCTCGCTCGTCGGCGACAGCGTCTACTACATGGCGCTCGCCTGGGCCGCGGCGCGTTCCGGGAGCGCGGGGCAGGCCGGGCTCGTGCTCGCGGTCGGCGCCGTGCCGAGGGCGCTGCTCATGCTGGGCGGCGGAGTGATCGCCGACCGGTTCGGGCCCCGCCTCGTCGTCATCGGCAGCGACGCCGCCCGCAGCGTGATCATCCTGGGCATGGCCGCGGCCCTGCTGCTCTCCGGGCCGCACCTCTGGCTCCTGATCGTGATCGCCCTGGTCTTCGGCGCCGTGGACGCGGTGCTCCTGCCCGCGCTCGGAGCGCTGCCGCCCAGGATCACAGGACCCGGCGAACTCGCCCGGGTGCAGGGCCTCAAGGGGCTCGCTACGCGGGTCGCCGGCGTGGCCGGGGCCCCGCTCGGCGGGCTCGCCGTGGCCCTCGGCGGCACCGCGGCCACGTTCGCCGTGGCCGGCGGCCTGTTCGCCGTGTCGACCCTGCTGCTCGTCCGGGTCCGCATCGCCGGGCTCGACGGCGACGGGCGGCAGACGAAGGAATCTCCGCTGCGCGACCTCTCCGACGGCCTGCGCTACATCCGCGGACACCGGCTGCTCGCCCCGCTGATGCTGGTCCTCGCCATCGGCGAGCTGGGGTTCGCGGCGCCGCTCAACATCGGCCTCACGCTGCTCGCGAAGGAGCGGGCCTGGGGCGCGTCCGGCATGGGCTGGATCGTCGCGGCGTTCGGTGCGGGCGCGGGGGCCGCCTCGCTGCTGCTCTCGGTGCGGGGCCGCATCCCGCGCGCCGGGCTCGTCCTGCCGGTGTCCCTGCTCGGCGCCACCATGGCCATCGCCGGCCTCGCGTACGCCCCCTCGGTCGCCCTCGCCGCCGTCGCCGGGGTCTTCATGGGCCTGCTCGCCGGGCTGAGCGGCGCCCTGTGCGGGGCGCTGATGCAGACCGCCACGGCGCCGGCCTATCTGGGCCGGGTCACCGCCGTGGCCTCCCTGTTCACCCTGGGCATCGCGCCGCTCGGCTACCCGGTCGCGGGCGCCGCGATCGGCGTCTGGGGCACCACGCCGGTCTTCCTGGCCGGTGCGGGTGTGTGCGCGACGGGTGCGGTGATCGGCCTGGCCTCGGGCCGTCTGCGCCGCGCGGAACTCCCGCACTGA
- a CDS encoding TIGR03085 family metal-binding protein, with protein MSTHAKRERLLLADLLEAAGPEAPTLCEGWTARELAAHVVVRERRLDAAGGILIGALRNRLDRVQAEFAGKPFEELIQLIRTGPPKFSPYSLKQIDEGANAVEFYVHAEDVRRAQADWTPRELDPVFADALWARLEKAARVMGRKAPVGIVLRRPDGQTAVAHKGTPVVTVTGEPGELMLFAYGRQDAARVEIEGEKEAATRAIEAKLGI; from the coding sequence ATGTCGACCCATGCCAAGCGTGAACGGCTTCTGCTCGCCGACCTGTTGGAAGCGGCGGGCCCCGAGGCTCCGACCCTGTGCGAGGGCTGGACGGCCCGGGAACTCGCGGCCCATGTCGTGGTGCGCGAACGGCGCCTCGACGCGGCGGGCGGGATCCTGATCGGCGCGCTCAGGAATCGCCTCGACCGGGTGCAGGCGGAGTTCGCCGGCAAGCCGTTCGAGGAACTGATCCAGCTGATCCGCACCGGCCCGCCGAAGTTCTCGCCGTACAGCCTCAAGCAGATCGACGAGGGTGCCAACGCGGTGGAGTTCTACGTCCACGCCGAGGACGTCCGCCGGGCCCAGGCCGACTGGACGCCCCGCGAGCTCGACCCGGTGTTCGCGGACGCGCTGTGGGCCCGTCTGGAGAAGGCGGCCCGTGTGATGGGCCGCAAGGCCCCGGTGGGCATCGTGCTGCGCCGCCCGGACGGGCAGACGGCGGTGGCGCACAAGGGCACCCCGGTGGTGACGGTGACCGGCGAGCCGGGCGAGCTGATGCTCTTCGCGTACGGGCGCCAGGACGCCGCCCGCGTCGAGATCGAGGGCGAGAAGGAAGCGGCGACGCGGGCGATCGAGGCGAAGCTCGGGATCTGA
- the hisI gene encoding phosphoribosyl-AMP cyclohydrolase: MTSNLDPAIAARLKRGADGLVPAIAQQYDTGEVLMLGWMDDEALHRTLTTGRCTYWSRSRQEYWVKGDTSGHVQHVKSVALDCDADTVLVKVDQVGAACHTGDRTCFDADVLDLGK; encoded by the coding sequence ATGACCAGCAATCTCGACCCCGCCATCGCCGCCCGCCTCAAGCGCGGCGCGGATGGTCTGGTCCCGGCCATCGCCCAGCAGTACGACACCGGTGAGGTGCTCATGCTCGGCTGGATGGACGACGAGGCCCTGCACCGCACCCTGACCACCGGCCGCTGCACGTACTGGTCGCGCAGCCGTCAGGAGTACTGGGTCAAGGGCGACACCTCCGGGCACGTCCAGCACGTCAAGTCGGTCGCCCTGGACTGCGACGCGGACACCGTCCTGGTCAAGGTCGACCAGGTGGGCGCGGCCTGCCACACCGGGGACCGCACCTGTTTCGACGCCGACGTACTCGACCTCGGGAAGTAG
- a CDS encoding anthranilate synthase component I, with protein sequence MDLDTFRKLAVDRRVIPVHRRLLADGDTPVGLYRKLAAERPGTFLLESAENGRTWSRYSFVGVRSAATLTVRDGEAHWLGTPPVGVPTSGDPLAALKATVEALHTPRDLVAGMPPFTGGMVGYLGYDIVRRLEKIGEHGGDDLKLPELTMLLTSDLAVLDHGDGSVLLIANAINHNDLDTGVDEAYEDAVARLDAMEADLAKPAEYAPVALPASELPEYTALWGGPDYQGAVEDIKERIRAGEAFQVVPSQRFETSCNASALDVYRVLRATNPSPYMYLFRFDGFDVVGSSPEALVKVEDGRAMLHPIAGTRPRGATPQHDQALADELLADPKERAEHLMLVDLGRNDLGRVCEPGSVEVVDFMSIERYSHVMHIVSTVTGTVAEGRTAFDVLTACFPAGTLSGAPKPRAMQIIEELEPSRRGLYGGCVGYLDFAGDSDTAIAIRTALLRDGTAYVQAGAGVVADSDPVAEDDECRNKAAAVLRAVNTANRLSR encoded by the coding sequence ATGGACCTCGACACCTTCCGCAAGCTCGCCGTCGACCGCCGCGTCATCCCGGTCCACCGGCGCCTGCTCGCCGACGGCGACACCCCGGTCGGCCTCTACCGCAAGCTCGCCGCCGAGCGGCCCGGCACCTTCCTGCTCGAATCCGCGGAGAACGGCCGCACCTGGTCGCGGTACTCCTTCGTCGGCGTGCGCTCCGCCGCGACCCTCACCGTGCGCGACGGCGAGGCCCACTGGCTCGGCACGCCGCCCGTCGGCGTCCCCACTTCGGGTGATCCTCTGGCGGCCCTGAAGGCCACCGTCGAGGCGCTGCACACCCCGCGCGACCTGGTCGCGGGAATGCCGCCCTTCACCGGCGGCATGGTCGGCTACCTCGGCTACGACATCGTGCGGCGCCTGGAGAAGATCGGCGAGCACGGCGGCGACGACCTGAAGCTGCCCGAGCTGACCATGCTGCTCACCTCGGACCTCGCGGTGCTCGACCACGGGGACGGCTCGGTCCTCCTGATCGCCAACGCGATCAACCACAACGACCTCGACACCGGTGTGGACGAGGCGTACGAGGACGCCGTGGCCCGGCTCGACGCGATGGAGGCCGACCTCGCGAAGCCCGCCGAGTACGCGCCGGTCGCGCTGCCCGCGTCGGAGCTCCCCGAATACACCGCGCTGTGGGGCGGCCCGGACTACCAGGGCGCCGTCGAGGACATCAAGGAGCGCATCCGGGCCGGCGAGGCCTTCCAGGTGGTTCCCTCGCAGCGCTTCGAAACCTCTTGCAACGCAAGCGCGTTGGACGTCTACCGGGTGCTGCGGGCCACCAACCCGTCGCCGTACATGTACCTGTTCCGCTTCGACGGCTTCGACGTCGTCGGCTCCAGCCCCGAGGCCCTCGTCAAGGTCGAGGACGGCCGGGCGATGCTGCACCCGATCGCCGGGACCCGGCCGCGCGGCGCCACCCCGCAGCACGACCAGGCGCTCGCCGACGAGCTGCTCGCCGATCCCAAGGAGCGCGCCGAGCACCTCATGCTCGTCGACCTCGGCCGCAACGACCTGGGCCGGGTCTGCGAGCCCGGCTCGGTGGAGGTCGTGGACTTCATGTCGATCGAGCGGTACTCCCATGTGATGCACATCGTGTCGACCGTGACCGGCACGGTCGCCGAGGGACGCACCGCCTTCGACGTCCTGACGGCCTGCTTCCCGGCCGGCACGCTCTCCGGCGCCCCCAAGCCCCGCGCGATGCAGATCATCGAGGAGCTGGAGCCCAGCCGCCGCGGGCTCTACGGCGGCTGTGTCGGCTACCTCGACTTCGCCGGGGACTCCGACACCGCGATCGCGATCCGTACCGCGCTGCTGCGGGACGGCACCGCGTACGTGCAGGCCGGAGCCGGCGTGGTCGCCGACTCCGACCCGGTCGCGGAGGACGACGAGTGCCGCAACAAGGCGGCCGCCGTCCTGCGCGCCGTCAACACGGCCAACCGGCTCAGCCGGTGA
- a CDS encoding S53 family peptidase, producing MRRTLSPTALAATLAAAALALATPLAQAATGPSTAAHVTTVRSCAAPTRVDVMACKALKVTGGTVASAHTERSLTGAAAPSGLGPSSLQSAYKLPSSTAGSGRTVAIVDAYDDPNAAADLAKYRSQYGLPACTVANGCFKKVGQTGTSTLPGADAGWAEEISLDLDMVSAACPNCKILLVEAKSASMANLGTAVNTAVSLGAKYVSNSYGGGESSSDTSYDSQYFNHPGVAITVSSGDGGYGTEYPAASRYVTAVGGTSLKTASNSRGWTESVWSGAGSGCSAYDAKPSWQKDTGCSKRTVADVSAVADPATGVAVYDTYGGDPGWEVFGGTSASSPLIAAVYALAGVPSSGSTPASFPYAHTGSLNDVTSGSNGSCSPAYLCKGGSGYDGPSGLGTPNGTAAFTG from the coding sequence TTGCGCAGAACCCTCTCCCCCACCGCCCTGGCCGCCACGCTGGCCGCGGCAGCGCTCGCCCTGGCAACTCCCCTCGCCCAGGCGGCCACCGGTCCCTCCACCGCGGCGCACGTCACCACCGTCCGCTCCTGCGCGGCCCCGACACGCGTCGACGTCATGGCCTGCAAGGCACTGAAGGTGACCGGCGGCACGGTCGCCTCGGCGCACACCGAGCGCTCGCTGACCGGCGCGGCGGCGCCGTCCGGCCTCGGGCCCTCCTCGCTCCAGTCCGCGTACAAGTTGCCGTCGTCGACGGCCGGTTCGGGCCGTACGGTGGCGATCGTCGACGCGTACGACGACCCCAACGCGGCGGCCGACCTCGCCAAGTACCGCTCCCAGTACGGGCTTCCGGCCTGCACCGTGGCCAACGGCTGCTTCAAGAAGGTCGGTCAGACCGGCACGTCGACGCTGCCGGGCGCGGACGCCGGCTGGGCCGAAGAGATATCCCTCGACCTCGACATGGTCAGCGCGGCCTGCCCCAACTGCAAGATCCTGCTCGTCGAGGCCAAGTCGGCGTCGATGGCGAACCTCGGCACGGCCGTCAACACGGCGGTCTCGCTCGGCGCGAAGTACGTCTCCAACAGCTACGGCGGCGGCGAGTCGTCCTCCGACACGTCCTACGACAGCCAGTACTTCAACCACCCGGGCGTCGCCATCACCGTGAGCTCCGGTGACGGCGGATACGGCACCGAGTACCCGGCCGCCTCCCGCTACGTCACCGCCGTCGGCGGCACCTCGCTCAAGACGGCCTCGAACAGCCGGGGTTGGACCGAGAGCGTGTGGAGCGGCGCCGGATCCGGCTGCTCCGCGTACGACGCGAAGCCGAGCTGGCAGAAGGACACCGGCTGCTCGAAGCGGACCGTCGCGGACGTCTCGGCGGTCGCCGACCCGGCCACGGGTGTCGCGGTGTACGACACCTACGGCGGCGACCCGGGCTGGGAGGTGTTCGGCGGCACCAGCGCGTCCTCGCCGCTGATCGCCGCGGTGTACGCGCTGGCGGGCGTCCCGTCCTCGGGCTCCACCCCGGCCTCGTTCCCGTACGCCCACACCGGCTCGCTCAACGACGTGACGAGCGGCTCGAACGGCAGCTGCTCGCCGGCCTACCTGTGCAAGGGAGGCAGCGGCTACGACGGCCCGTCGGGGCTCGGCACCCCGAACGGAACCGCCGCGTTCACCGGCTGA